A window of the Caldalkalibacillus salinus genome harbors these coding sequences:
- a CDS encoding sigma-70 family RNA polymerase sigma factor: MEEINHRLSAEAEFDFTETKDISHVMDTIMTAYGQDILQLVYTYVQDEGIAEDLTQDIFLKCYSNLDQFKQRSRLKTWLYRIAINSCKDYLKSWSHRKFTLQNTILNVLSTKDKDVDEQVIQKDEEARLAEAVMALPVVYREVIFLHYFEAFTVHEIGQAVGKSPNTIKSRLKRARTLLKEKLGPEQEEG; this comes from the coding sequence GTGGAAGAGATAAACCATCGTTTATCAGCAGAGGCTGAATTCGACTTCACAGAAACAAAAGATATCAGTCATGTCATGGACACCATTATGACTGCATATGGACAAGACATCCTACAGCTAGTGTATACATACGTGCAAGATGAAGGGATAGCTGAAGACCTCACCCAGGATATCTTCTTGAAATGCTATAGCAACCTAGATCAATTCAAACAACGGTCACGACTAAAAACGTGGTTATATCGGATTGCTATCAATTCTTGTAAGGATTATTTAAAAAGCTGGTCTCACCGCAAGTTTACCTTGCAGAACACGATCTTGAATGTCCTTTCAACGAAAGACAAAGATGTGGATGAACAAGTGATTCAAAAGGACGAAGAAGCGAGATTAGCAGAAGCGGTCATGGCCTTACCGGTCGTCTACCGTGAAGTCATTTTTCTCCATTACTTTGAAGCGTTTACGGTCCATGAGATTGGTCAGGCAGTAGGTAAAAGTCCTAATACGATTAAATCTCGTCTTAAGCGGGCAAGGACACTTTTAAAAGAAAAGTTAGGACCAGAGCAGGAGGAGGGGTAG
- a CDS encoding helix-turn-helix transcriptional regulator yields MNTEHRLNNLKKAMERHTFKRLSFTEDRREAIQTCMANTGQQNKALWSKDLLLIVLDILKNHSQHGYAILSQLRQHHIQTFDGREGNIYKLLHELERDGILYAEWRVDASEGHQDTKSPTSHTSDPKQVSESKSEAHQVARKYYSLTSKGKRQLTSYTAEKMERQSVTAERLRGRTV; encoded by the coding sequence GTGAATACAGAGCATAGACTTAATAACTTGAAGAAAGCGATGGAAAGACACACATTTAAGCGCTTATCCTTTACCGAGGATAGAAGGGAAGCGATTCAGACATGTATGGCAAATACGGGCCAGCAGAATAAAGCATTATGGTCGAAGGATTTGCTATTGATCGTTTTGGACATCCTCAAAAACCACTCTCAGCATGGTTATGCTATTCTTAGTCAACTACGCCAGCATCACATACAAACTTTTGACGGTCGAGAAGGAAACATATATAAGCTCCTTCATGAGCTTGAAAGAGACGGTATCCTCTATGCTGAGTGGCGAGTCGATGCGTCTGAAGGTCATCAAGATACGAAAAGCCCCACATCTCATACGAGTGATCCTAAACAGGTCAGTGAGTCGAAGTCGGAGGCTCATCAGGTGGCGCGCAAGTACTACAGCTTAACGTCTAAAGGAAAAAGGCAGCTGACTTCTTACACAGCAGAAAAAATGGAACGTCAGTCAGTGACCGCGGAGAGGCTAAGGGGGAGAACGGTATGA
- the copZ gene encoding copper chaperone CopZ: protein MEKTLNVQGMTCGHCKMSVEGALKELDGVSLAEVNLEAGNVDVTFDESKVNVDAMKEAIEEQGFDVEA, encoded by the coding sequence ATGGAGAAAACGTTAAACGTTCAAGGGATGACATGCGGTCATTGCAAGATGTCAGTTGAAGGTGCATTAAAAGAATTAGATGGCGTGTCATTAGCTGAAGTTAATTTAGAAGCTGGTAATGTAGATGTGACTTTTGATGAATCAAAAGTAAATGTTGACGCTATGAAAGAAGCTATTGAAGAACAAGGATTTGATGTTGAAGCCTAA